A stretch of DNA from Fusarium oxysporum f. sp. lycopersici 4287 supercont2.89 genomic scaffold, whole genome shotgun sequence:
AAGCAATTGCCTTTTATCGCTAAAGTCTTTCACATGGGTTGCCACTCCTAGCCAACGAAGCCATGAGTTCGGTGAGGCCAGATCACGCATTTCTTCGATGacctccatctccttctttcgAGCCTCTTTGACCATGGCTTGGAATGCTTGTATGGTTTGCATGGCTTGCAGAGTAGTAACTTCGACCCTTGCCTGCTTAGCATGCACGCTCCAACCGATATGTCATTAGTGAAATCTCTACTCTGATTCTATTTCTCTGACTTCTCAATTATTAAAAcattatattattataagaatagTGACCAGGGATTCCTCATGACTTTTCTTTTCAAGTTTACATTTGCTTCTATCCAGGCATCATTTAGCTACACATAGCCGCGTCACAATAACACCCTTTATCATATCGTACACACTATCGGGGCTATCATGTTATCCCATTAATACCCCCTCATGTGTAAATCATCCCCAAGGACAATCCATTATCGCTCAGTCCGAGCAGAGCAGCTTCAAGGACCCCAGCCAAACAAAAGAACGCCCATCTTGTCTCCATGCTTATACCTATACCTGGCCCATCCATTTCCCACTAAAACCTACACCATCGCCTCGCTCTTTTTAGAAGCCTGTATGATATCCCCATCAAAAATTGCCAAACTAAAAATGCCTTCCCTCTCCCAACCCGCAGCCCTCTTACTGCGGTGGTTTCGCATCTTCCTTTTGCATCggcttgatcttggcgtACAATGATGTCTCATGAAAGTTGAAGTTGGGTTCGAGCTCGCAGaatgggatgctgcaagaGGAGCACGTCTGCCGTTGGACGATCAAAGGGGTCCCTGATTCACTGTTAGCCAACCACAAATAACAGGGAAGTCCTAATCCGAAAGTACTCACACTTGGAAACAGTCCATCATAAACGCCACCGCCAGGGGACCAAGGGTTCCTTGGATACCCTCGGCGATCGGTGGCGTCTCGCCATTTGCAATTTTGTAGATGGCGCCTACCGCCTCCTCCTTGGCCCATGGGCGTTGGCCTGTGAGCATCTCCAACACCACACAACCCAGACTCCAGATATCCACCTTGGCGCTGTATCCCTCGCATTGTGATCGAATGACCTCGGGAGCCATCCAGAACACCGAGCCTTGCATATTGTTCGTCTTGTCATTGCCGTAGATGTTATCTGTCTTTTTAGAGATACCAAAGTCACTGATCTTGCAAGTGCCATCTGTATCCAAAAGGATGTTGTCTGCCTTCAGATCTCGATGGAGAATACCCTCCTGATGCAGGTATGCCAATCCAGAGAGCGCTTGTCGGGTGAGAGACGCGACAATGGACTCTTCGAACTTGCCATGTTTACGGAGACATGATCTGATACTGCCACCAGAAATATACTCGAGAAAGATGCTGATACTTGTTTCCTTGCGCTCGCATCCGAGATATTGCACAATGTTGACGTGGTCCAGGTGCTGCATCGTGTCAATTTCCTTGTCCAGTCCCGCGACCAATTCTTTTATCTTCTGCTTAtcaccaccagcagcctTGGGGTTGATGTCGACTTCCTTGACAGCTAAGAATTGACCAGTAGTGGCATTCATACCGAGGTACACACGACCATAGGTGCCATTGCCAATGAGTTGACCCTTGAACCAGCGGAACGTTGTCCGCCTCTTGGGGAGGGTATCTTGAGGATTCTTGGGCGTGATCATGTTGCCGGAGGCCTGTACTCTGTTATGAGATGTGCTAGCCATGCGTCTGTTGCCCTCGTGAGCGCCACGGACAACTTCACGAATGGATTTCATGCGGTCAAGTCCACTAGAACGGCCGAGACTTTTTTGTGCCACAGGAGTAGGTCGTTCTGGAGCCTTAAGAGTAGATTCATCAGAACCATGAGTATCGTTCTCATTGTAAAGAGAGGGCGGTCGGCTAGGTGTAACGGCAGGCAGACCATCGGTAGGGGATTCAGCTGCAGGAACTCCTTGCGCTCTCTCGGGCGTCGCCTTAGGTGCGCCTCCAGAGGTCTCTTCTGCCTCGGCGATAGGAGATGGAAGCACCTCCCCACCCTCTCCCTTTTCTAGAACTGGTTGATCAAGATCCAAGTTAGGGAAGAAGTCATCGAGGTTATCAATCAGGGCATCCGTTGGAGGACGGTTAGCCCAAACTTCCTTTTCGATGAACGGTTCCCGTCGGCTCAACTTGCTGTTCTTCTCACTAGATGTCCTGGAGCCGGATCGAGGGGTTGCTCGTGGTTTACGAGAAAGTCCTACGCTGTCGTCGCTGGGGTTAAGTGTAACAGCGCTTGGCATAGACTGTGGATATGTAAAGGACACTGAAATGCCCTTTTCAGCCCGACAAGTATTCATTGTCAGATTGCGCTGCTTATCGTGGTCAACTGCGTTACGTCCCCGTTGTTTCTCAGCAGAGGCCTTGCCCTTGCTTCGAGGTATCAGAGGGATCGCGAACAAGTCATCATCGGAATCATCGTCGCTATCATCATTAGCAGGCGGTGCCGGAGGCGGTCGCCGAGGGGACAGCTGATCTGGTCGCTTGTCATTATATGGCGAGCTTCGAGGTTGATCGAAATCAACAACTCTATTGCTTGTGATGCCAAGACCAACCGACTTAAATGGGCAACCATTCCCTGCTGCGTGCTTCCGCATCTCAAGACATTCACCCTGCTTTATCTTCATCT
This window harbors:
- a CDS encoding STE/STE11/BCK1 protein kinase; this encodes MTTPTDPNSRNRLHTNSTLRSRGIPSTYKQTSSSSASSSAISIPLEVASQSPLDPGLIWSAKNQFSRDCQEISKALNIHGTQSLEPRADRGRGNSNQQVYPNLAQECTDSGTNWGQPREREEGKRMRRLIRSIVTGRSAESIKSSSSYDRNKSFSVGHGNNLSSSETDPDPSLDRPGPSWRPGPEDRNGHQARQRSKRTNPVRTYVLATMDYWHYRVCDITEAETAADIRRAVCLHLGLRDYENSLLYLTEVGRLDHADLLDDQKLVTAKQIKGDSVGTLKFFVTLPAVPAVTCGLTANPIAPASLGYLAPGLDGSKHNPRQRSSTSPPTSRPNTSTDNKIDKNALSQEATSYPVEMKIKQGECLEMRKHAAGNGCPFKSVGLGITSNRVVDFDQPRSSPYNDKRPDQLSPRRPPPAPPANDDSDDDSDDDLFAIPLIPRSKGKASAEKQRGRNAVDHDKQRNLTMNTCRAEKGISVSFTYPQSMPSAVTLNPSDDSVGLSRKPRATPRSGSRTSSEKNSKLSRREPFIEKEVWANRPPTDALIDNLDDFFPNLDLDQPVLEKGEGGEVLPSPIAEAEETSGGAPKATPERAQGVPAAESPTDGLPAVTPSRPPSLYNENDTHGSDESTLKAPERPTPVAQKSLGRSSGLDRMKSIREVVRGAHEGNRRMASTSHNRVQASGNMITPKNPQDTLPKRRTTFRWFKGQLIGNGTYGRVYLGMNATTGQFLAVKEVDINPKAAGGDKQKIKELVAGLDKEIDTMQHLDHVNIVQYLGCERKETSISIFLEYISGGSIRSCLRKHGKFEESIVASLTRQALSGLAYLHQEGILHRDLKADNILLDTDGTCKISDFGISKKTDNIYGNDKTNNMQGSVFWMAPEVIRSQCEGYSAKVDIWSLGCVVLEMLTGQRPWAKEEAVGAIYKIANGETPPIAEGIQGTLGPLAVAFMMDCFQVDPFDRPTADVLLLQHPILRARTQLQLS